TCGCTCTGACCCGCGGGGGATATCCGCAAGGGGAAATTTTCCTCCGCGGGGGTCAGATCACCCACGCCTCGGTGGGCGAGCTGGAGGGCGAAGAAGCGATCTACGAACTCGCCATCTGGCCCGAGGGGGACTTCCTGTTTACCCCCGGACAGGAAAGCTCCACCACCTCTGTTCAAAAGTCGAACACCAATCTGTTGATGGAGGCGGCGCGCCGGATCGACGAGTGGCAGATCCTGTCGAAAAAGATTCCTTCCACCCGGCTGGTGCCGGTGTTTACCGACAACGCGACCACCACTTCCGTCTCTCTGACCCCTCAAGAGTGGGCGGTGATCTGCAAGCTCGACGAGCGCCGCTCGATCGACGAAGTGGCGGCGAGCCTCGGGCAGAGCGCTTTCGACACGGCCAAGCTGCTGTACGGCCTGATCACTTCGGGCCTGGTGGATTTGAAAGAAAACCTCTCGGGATTGCGCACGGAACGCCTGGCGAAGCTACCGCCGGCGGAGATCCTCGCTCTGGCGCAGCAGGTCTCGGAGGAAGCCCGGCGCGAGGCCGGTCCCGGAATCAACCATCAAGAGTTCGACCGGATTTTCAAGTTGACCAAGGTGGAGATCGATGCGGGTCGAGGCGGCGATGCTGTCCTCGATCTTGTGCGGGCCTGCGAGAAATTGGTGTCCGCGGCCCTCGGCCCCAACCGGTCCAAAGCATACGTGGACCGGGTCACGGAGATGTTGGAGCGTCCTTCTTCGGTTTGAGATACCGAAGCTTGCACAGGAATTGCATCCACAGAACTCTGCCCGGCGCACCGTAAATATTCAAGCCACACGACGCCGAGGCGGAAAAGGAGGACGGTACTTATGCGAAAGACATTGATTTCACTTCTCGTGGTTGCCGGATTGTTGGTGAGCGGAGCCGCGTTTGCGGAATGGGAGGCCGGTGTCGCGGCCTTCAAGGCCCGGAATTTCGCCGTGGCCGAGAAGGAATTCCAGGAAGTGGCTGCCAAGCAGCCGGACTGGCCCGGTGGTCACTACATGCTCGGTCAGGTCCAGCTTCAACTCGGCAAGAGCAAGGATGCTCTCAATGCCCTGAAGAAGGCCTACGAACTCAAGCCTGGCGACGTCAGCTACCAGTACATCTTGGCTCAGGCGTATCTGAAGACCGGTGGCTACAGCCAGGCGGCTTCGATGCTGCAGAAGATCAATCCTTCGTCGCTGCCGAGTCAGCAGCAGGGTAAGTACCAACAGTTGCTCGCCGTTGCCCTCGACCGCAGTGGCAATGCCAGCGGCGCCCTGTCCGCCCTGCGCAAGGCCGCCGAGGCGAATCCTACGGATGCCAAGGCTTGGTACAACTACGGCACCACCGCGTTCAACGCGGGCGATACGGCGACCGGCGCGTCGGCTCTGGAGAAGGCCGTCAATCTGAACGGCAGCGACGCCAAGGTGCGGACCGCATACGTCAACTCGCTGATCCGCCTCGGTCGTGAGAAGCGCGGCGATTCGAAGCAGGCGACCTACGCCAAGGCCGCTCAGGCGGCGACTCCCTTGGCGTCCTCCAGCGCGAACTACGACACGCTGCTCCTGGTGGCCGAAGCGCAGCTCGGAGCCAAGGAGTATTCCGCGGCCACTTCGACCCTGAACCGGGCCAAAGCCAAGGCCGGCAACGACTGGCTGGTTCACTACTACCTGGCCCAGGCATACACGGCCGCGGGGAACTTCAACGACGCGAAGGCCGCCGGCCAGTTGGCGGTGGATCGGGCGGCCAGCGCCGCCGACAAGAAGCGCGCTTGGCAGCAGGTGGGTTTCGTTGGCGAGAAGCTGAAGAATTACGACGAGGCGATCGTCGCCTACCGCAACGCGGGCGACCAGGCGGGTGTCAACCGGGTCGAAGAGAACCGGAACATCGCCAGTGAGAACGCCACCATCGAGAAAGAGAACGAGGAAATCCGGGCTCTCGAAGAAGAGCGCAGGCGGCTCGAGGAGGAGATCAAGGGTCTCCCCGGCGGCGGCCGCTGAGCCGGGCCCTTCTCAACCCATTCAGATCGTCGAAAAAGGCCCCTTCGGGGGCCTTTTTTGGTGGCGACCTTCCCTGAGCACTCGGAGCCTCTCGGCGGCCACACGATTGCCCTCTCGAGGCCTTCGTTCTGATCTATTCGACCGGTAAGGTTTTCACCTCTCGGGAGCGACGAGCGCGGCCGAGAAGCGCTGAAAAGGCTGAGTTTTAAGCTCTCAAGGAAAAACGTTGTCTTGGCCCAGACTGTGCTACGCTTTTTGTCGAGGTCCCATCCAAGCTGCGCCTTGCGGGGCTCACCAATGGTGTCGATGGGGTCGGCCGTCACACAAGAGTTTGTCCTAGGTAGTTAGAGGAGTTACTTCGATGATTTGGAAAAAAGGCCTGGCCTTTCTTGCCGTACTGGTCTGTATCGCTACGCCCGCCTTCGCCGGCGAGGAGGCCGTCGCTCCGACGGCCACCGGGGAAACCGGTTTATTTACCCTGCTCTCCGGTACTTCTCTGCCGCAGGGGGAGTGGTCCTTCGGGCTCTACTACAACAATTGGGACCGGGTCTTCGAGCGCAACACCCGAGCGGATCTCGACTGGAGCCGTTTGAGTGCCAGCGTTGGCTACGGCGTGACGGACCGTTTCGAGGTGAGCCTGATGCTTCCCTACGAAGACTTCGAAGCCGACTTCCCCGGCCAGCCGGACGTAACGGACGATGGTCTCGGCAATGCTCGTCTGGGCGCCAAGTGGCTTCTGGGCGGCGAGGGCAGCGGCTTCGCTCTGAACGCCTTCGTCGAGCTCCCCACCGGTGACGAAGAGGTGCTCGGCGGCGAGACGGGCTTCGGTGCCGGCGCCAATTGGGACCGCGGCAACTGGGTGTTCAACATCGGCGCCCGGGTGCCGGGAGACATCGATGACATCGATCTGTCGCCGGAGATCATCGCCGGTCTCGGTTATGCGGGCCAGGTTTCCGATCGCCTCGACTGGATCACCGAGCTGGTGGGTACCTTGCCTACGGACAGCGACGACGCTATCTTCGAAGAGAGCGTTGACCTGACCACCGGCCTTCGCCTGTGGCTCGGTGACGGCAACGACTGGGCCTTCAATTTCGGGGTGCGCACGGATCTGCTGCAGTTGAGCGAAACGGATGAGCACTGCCCGATCGGCGGCCTCCTCGGCCTCACCTACCTGCCGCGTTTCCTCAAGTCGGAACCGGCGGTCGAGCCCCCGCAACCTCCAGCGCCGCCGCCGCCGCCGCAGGATCCGCCGAAGGTGGAAACTCCGCCACCACCGCCGCCGGTAACGACCGCACCCTCGCCGCCAAAGGTAACCGAAGAGGCCTGTAAGTTCGCCTCCAACAGCGCGCGCGTCGACAACCGCTGCAAGGCGACCCTCGACGAGGTGGCGCTGCGCCTGAAGGATGCGGCGAGTGCCGAGACGTTGGTGATCGGCTACACCGATAGCACCGGCTCTGATGCCTCCAACCAGCGGATGAGTGAGCGACGCGCCCAGGCGGTAAAGGACTATCTGGTGACTCGCCACGGCATCGATGGCAGCCGCATCGAGGTCGAGGGCCGTGGCTCCGCCGACCCGGTGGGCGACAACGCCACCGCCGCCGGCCGCGAGCAGAACCGCCGGGCGGTGATCCGCATCACCATCGACGGCTAGCGCTGTGTTTCAGGGGGGCTTAGGCGCCCGTGCGCGGGACCGCCCCCTCGACGCCAAGAAGTGCGAATCTTGCCGGCCCGCGCCGGGGGGCTCACCCCCGTCATCGGCGGCCTGCGGGGTGCCCAGCCCCCTGAAAATGAACGAGCCAACAGGCTGCTGAAATCATCCGCGAAGCGGTCTTCAGCAGTCTGTTAGCTCTCTTCGCTGCCGAGTTTTTCTCTTCGCAGCGAGGCGATGGCGCCGCCCAGACCCGCGGCGCCGCCCAATAGGACGAGCAGCAGGAGGGCCTGCCAGCCCAAGAACTCCGGCGTCGCCATGGCGCCGAGGAGGCTGTCGGCGGTGCGGGCGGCGGCGGTGCGGTAGGCGCCGTACAGGCCGCCGACGGCGAGCAAGCCACCGAGCAGACCTTGCAGCAGACCCTCGGCGTAGAACGGGCCGCGGATGAAGAACTCCGTCGCGCCGACCAGCCGCATGACGGAGATCTCGTCGCGGTAGAGGTAGGCGGTCAAGCGGATGACGCTGGCGATGGTGAAGATGGCGGCGCCCAGGAGCACCAGGCCGAGGGTGAGGCCAATGCCGCGCACTACGGCGACCAGCGTTTCGAGCTGACGCAGCCAGTCGCGGTCATCGTCGACCATGTCGATGGTTGCGTCGGCCGCGAGGTCGGCGAGCCACCCTTCGAGTTCCGCCGTCGGCGCCGCGGTGTCGAAGCGCGCCGAGATCGAGCGCGGCAGGGGATCCTCCTCCCAGTCTTCCACCAGGTCGGCGAGGCTGGGAAAGGCACCCTGGAAACGCTCTACGGCCTCCTCGGGGCTCACCTCCTCGATCGATAGCACCCAGGCTGGAGCGGCCATCCGCTGGCGTAGAGCGGCGATGGCTTCGGGCGAGGCTCCGGGCTCCAGGTATACCGTGACCCGGGTCTCGTCCTGCCAGCGCTCCACCCACTGGGCCAAGTTGGTGCTGACCAGCAGGAAGGCACCGCCGATGAACAGGCTGACGGCGATCGTCACCACCGCCAGCAGGCTGACCTTCCAGCTCCGCGCCAGGCTGATTGCCGCTTCGCGCAGAAAATACGAGGCCGCTTGGTTCAGCCTCACGGTGCGTCCTTCGGTTCGCGGGGCGACGGATCTTTGGGTCTCCCGTCGAGCCCATCGGCGGGCATCGGGTTCGAAGACGGTTTTCGTTCACGGTCCTCGGTGGAGTCGGTTTCATCGGCGGCGGGGTCGAGCAGGTCCGCCACCTGGGGCGCCTCGCTACCTTCCACCCGCTGATCGCGGGTCAGCCGTCCCTCCCGCAGTTCGAGGACTCGTCCGCCCATCGACTGGATGATGTCGCGGCTGTGGGTGGCGATCAGCAGGGTAGTGCCGCGCAGGTTGATCTGGCGGAAGAGCCGCAGGATCTCCGCCGACAGATCCTCGTCCAGGTTGCCCGTCGGCTCGTCGGCGATCAGGATCTCCGGCTCGTTGATCAGCGCCCGGGCGATGGCGATGCGCTGCTGCTCACCGCCGGAAAGCTGGAGGGGAAAGGCCTGTGACCGGTGGGCCAAGCCGACCCGCCGCAGGGCCTGATAAGCGAGCTTCTTCTGCGCACGGTGCGGCAGCCCGAGGATGCGCGGCAGGTAGGTGATGTTCTCGAACACTGTCTTCCTGGGGATCAACCGAAAGTCTTGGAACACCACGCCCACGGAGCGGCGTAAGTACGGGATCTTGCGGCGTGGGATGGAAGCGACGTTGCGGCCGTTCACCAGGATCTGCCCGGCGCTCGGAATCTCCTCGCGAAAGATCAGCTTGAGGAGAGTCGTCTTGCCGGCGCCGCTCGGTCCGGTGAGGAACGCGAGTTCACCCGCCGGAAGATCGAAACTGACATCGTCCAACGCCTTCTGGCCACCGGGGTACCGCTTGCTGACGTGGAAGAACTGGATCATGGACGGTTGGAACGAGCCCTCTCTCGGCGACGATTCTCCGGCATAGGGTGCAGGGCACTCAAAGCTTGTCGGGCGATCGTACCAGCCGCGGCCCGCTCCTTCGCCGGATGCGGTGGCGTCTCGCGGGGCCGTACAATGCCGCCGTACACGAAATGCAGGCTGGTGGAGATTGCGATGATCGTAGGCCCCGTGGGGAACTCTCGGAAGGGCTGGATGTGGAGCGACAGCCGCGTTCGAGACGGCAGTTTGCTCGAAGTTCGATTCGCCGGCCGGGGGATGAGCGAGGCGGCGGAATTCGTGCCTTCGGAGATTTCCCTGGCGCGCTGCCGGCAGGAGCACTCGGCGCGGGTGTTGGCCGCCCGCCCCGGCGACTGCGGGGCCGGTGACGCGCTGGTGACGGACCGGCCGAGCCTCGCCCTGGCGGTGGTGACGGCGGACTGTGTACCGGTGCTGCTGGCGGCGGGAGAACGCCTGGCGGCGGTGCACGCGGGCTGGCGCGGACTGGCGGCGGAGATCCTGCCGGCGGCGGTCGCGGCCCTGGAAGCCGGTAGCGGGGAGATCTCCGCCTGGATCGGTCCGGCGATCGGGAGTTGCTGCTACGAGGTGGGCGAGGAGGTCGCCGGCGAGGTGGTGGCGGCGAGCGATCCCGCCGTCCGCCACGATGTGTCAAAAAGCGGCGGGCCGCGACGCCGACCGCACCTCGACCTGTCGCTAGCGGCCCTCCATCAACTGGCCGCCGCCGGCGTACGGGATGTGCGTATGGTGCCGGCCTGCACCCGCTGCGAAGAGGATCTGCTGTGTAGCTACCGACGCGACGGGCCGAGGGGCGTAGAGGGTGAAAGCGGCGCCGGTAGGAACATGGCGATCATTTGGCGGACGGAGACTCTCTAGGGCTGCGCCGTCGCTGGCCGATGAAGCCCTCGCCCAGGGAACGTCCCTCGAAGGTCTTGGGGGCGCGTCCCTGAACTCGAAGCTGGCCGCAGGCGGCGCTCACCTCGTCACCTCGCTGCCGCCGCACGGTGGACAGCACGCCGTGCCCTTTGAGGCGGCGGTGGAACCCGTCGATGCGATCGTTCGATGGCGGCTGTAGATCGTCACCGAGCACCGGATCGGGGTTCATCGGGATCAGGTTCACCTTGCTCGGCAAACCGCGCAGCAGGCGCGCCAGGCGGTCGGCGTGATCGAAGGAGTCATTGATCCCCCGGAGCAGGATGTACTCGAAGGTCAGCTTGCGGCCCTTCTCCAGGGGATACCGGCCGAGGGCCGCCCTCAACTCCGCCAGGGGATGGGTGCGGTTGACCGGCATCAGCCGGCTGCGCAGGGCGTCGTCCGGCGCGTGCAGGGAGATCGCCAGGTTCGGGCGCTGGGGCCAGGCGGCCAAGGCGTCAATGCCCGGCACGATGCCCGCCGTCGATACGGTGATGCGCCGCGGCGAGATGCTCTCCACCAGGATTCCGAAAGCGGTACGCAGGTTGTCGAGGTTGAGCAGCGGTTCGCCCATTCCCATGAACACTAGGTTGAGGCCCTCCGGCAGATCGCCGTCGCGCCGCACCCGCCGCACCTGAGCCACGATCTCGCCAGCGGTCAGATTGCGTCCGGCGCCCCAGAAGCCGGTGACGCAGAAACTGCACGCCAGGGCACAGCCGGCCTGGCTTGAGATGCACAGGGTGTGGCGCTTGCCGTCGGGGATGTCCACCGCCTCGATGGTCGATCGCTCGTCCAACGCGAACAGGTACTTCACCGTTCCGTCGGCCGCCTGGTGGCGCTCGGCGACCTTCGGCAGAGCAATACGAAAGCATTCGCCCAACTTGTGCCGCAAGGCCTTTGGTAGGTCGGTGATCTCGTCGAAGGAAGCGGCCTCCCGGCGGTGGAGCGCGTCGTAGATCTGCCGTGCCCGGAAGGGCCGGTCGACCCACGGTTTGAGGGTGTCCTTCAGGCGGTCGAAGGGCAGGCCGAGGAGTTCCGGGCGTTCGGCGGGTCTGGAGGGCGACGGAGAGGTCATGACTCGGCTGGGCTGTGTCCAGCGGCCCGGGTCGGACCTGTCACCGCCGGCTCTTGAGGCGGCGGGTGGGGTCGATGCCGATGGAGCGGAGGAAGGAGAGGTCGTTGCCGTTGATGCGGAAGTCCGGTTGGAATTCCGGTTCGTCGCCGCCGACCAGCGGAGTTGCCGAAGAATCGGTCTCCGCCGCCTTCAGGCCGTCGTCGAGGAGCAGGAACAGCGAGTAGCCCTGGTCGCGGATGGCGCGCAGACGACGACTCGCCTCGGAGGAGTCCGAGATGGCCTCCGAAAGGGAGCGGCCGAAGTCGCGCAGCATCTTCCTCAGGGTCGGGTCCAGAGCCTCTTCTCCTTTGCCGGTGGACGGCCATCGCAATCCTTCCAGGGCCGCCCGGGGCGTTCCGCCAGGTCCACTGCAAACGGTGAAAAACCGGCCCGGCGGTGCTGCATTATCGCCCCGCCCTTTCGAGGGTGTCAAACGCCCCGGGGAAGCCGCAGGCCCCCGTGCTAGCCTGCCGGAGTTATGGTATGGAGCCCTCCCTCCCGCGCCGATGTTGCCGCCTGGACAAAGCCCCTGGGCCGTCTCCAAGAGCTGCAGTCGCTGACCGGCGACGTCAGTCCCCGGCGCTATTATCGGCTCTGCTTTGACCACGGCGGAGCGGCGATTCTCGCCGCCTATCCGGAGTCCCTGATGCCCGCCTTCGAGCGGTTCCTGCGGACCACGGAACTGCTCGAATCGATTGCCGTGCGGGTGCCGTCGATCCTGCAACAGGCGCCCGAACGGGGCTGGATGGCGGTGGAGGATCTCGGTTCCGAAACGCTATTCGATCTACCCTCGGATTGGACCCTGCTCGCGCCCTACTACCGATCCGCCCGACGCGTCCTGGAGCGGGTGGACGGCTTGCCGGCGGACTTCGTCGCCTCTTTCTCGCAACCCCTCGACCGGGCCTTGCTCGAAAAAGAGCTTGAGCAAACCTGGGAGCGATTTCTGCTGCCGCGCGAGGTGGTCTCCCACGGGGAAGCGGCTCGGCGTCTGGAGCGCGCCTTGAGCGACCTGTGCGGGAGTCTCGCGGAGCTGCCGCCACGGCCCTGCCACCGCGACTTCATGGTACGCAATCTGGTGCCCCTGGGAGGCGGTGAGGTGGCGGTGCTCGATCACCAGGATTTGCGCCTCGGGCCGCCGCACTACGATCTCGCCTCGCTGCTCAACGACAGCCGCTTCCCGCGGCCGGCGGAAGTCACCCTCGA
This is a stretch of genomic DNA from Acidobacteriota bacterium. It encodes these proteins:
- the ftsE gene encoding cell division ATP-binding protein FtsE: MIQFFHVSKRYPGGQKALDDVSFDLPAGELAFLTGPSGAGKTTLLKLIFREEIPSAGQILVNGRNVASIPRRKIPYLRRSVGVVFQDFRLIPRKTVFENITYLPRILGLPHRAQKKLAYQALRRVGLAHRSQAFPLQLSGGEQQRIAIARALINEPEILIADEPTGNLDEDLSAEILRLFRQINLRGTTLLIATHSRDIIQSMGGRVLELREGRLTRDQRVEGSEAPQVADLLDPAADETDSTEDRERKPSSNPMPADGLDGRPKDPSPREPKDAP
- a CDS encoding phosphotransferase, which translates into the protein MVWSPPSRADVAAWTKPLGRLQELQSLTGDVSPRRYYRLCFDHGGAAILAAYPESLMPAFERFLRTTELLESIAVRVPSILQQAPERGWMAVEDLGSETLFDLPSDWTLLAPYYRSARRVLERVDGLPADFVASFSQPLDRALLEKELEQTWERFLLPREVVSHGEAARRLERALSDLCGSLAELPPRPCHRDFMVRNLVPLGGGEVAVLDHQDLRLGPPHYDLASLLNDSRFPRPAEVTLELPAETVDYHRAAAQRTLKAVGTYAAFADRGFDRHLPLIEPTYRRALEHLAKVPETAPAVVDLAQSEVADRGGAAG
- a CDS encoding tetratricopeptide repeat protein; the protein is MSGAAFAEWEAGVAAFKARNFAVAEKEFQEVAAKQPDWPGGHYMLGQVQLQLGKSKDALNALKKAYELKPGDVSYQYILAQAYLKTGGYSQAASMLQKINPSSLPSQQQGKYQQLLAVALDRSGNASGALSALRKAAEANPTDAKAWYNYGTTAFNAGDTATGASALEKAVNLNGSDAKVRTAYVNSLIRLGREKRGDSKQATYAKAAQAATPLASSSANYDTLLLVAEAQLGAKEYSAATSTLNRAKAKAGNDWLVHYYLAQAYTAAGNFNDAKAAGQLAVDRAASAADKKRAWQQVGFVGEKLKNYDEAIVAYRNAGDQAGVNRVEENRNIASENATIEKENEEIRALEEERRRLEEEIKGLPGGGR
- a CDS encoding permease-like cell division protein FtsX, yielding MRLNQAASYFLREAAISLARSWKVSLLAVVTIAVSLFIGGAFLLVSTNLAQWVERWQDETRVTVYLEPGASPEAIAALRQRMAAPAWVLSIEEVSPEEAVERFQGAFPSLADLVEDWEEDPLPRSISARFDTAAPTAELEGWLADLAADATIDMVDDDRDWLRQLETLVAVVRGIGLTLGLVLLGAAIFTIASVIRLTAYLYRDEISVMRLVGATEFFIRGPFYAEGLLQGLLGGLLAVGGLYGAYRTAAARTADSLLGAMATPEFLGWQALLLLVLLGGAAGLGGAIASLRREKLGSEES
- a CDS encoding OmpA family protein, translating into MIWKKGLAFLAVLVCIATPAFAGEEAVAPTATGETGLFTLLSGTSLPQGEWSFGLYYNNWDRVFERNTRADLDWSRLSASVGYGVTDRFEVSLMLPYEDFEADFPGQPDVTDDGLGNARLGAKWLLGGEGSGFALNAFVELPTGDEEVLGGETGFGAGANWDRGNWVFNIGARVPGDIDDIDLSPEIIAGLGYAGQVSDRLDWITELVGTLPTDSDDAIFEESVDLTTGLRLWLGDGNDWAFNFGVRTDLLQLSETDEHCPIGGLLGLTYLPRFLKSEPAVEPPQPPAPPPPPQDPPKVETPPPPPPVTTAPSPPKVTEEACKFASNSARVDNRCKATLDEVALRLKDAASAETLVIGYTDSTGSDASNQRMSERRAQAVKDYLVTRHGIDGSRIEVEGRGSADPVGDNATAAGREQNRRAVIRITIDG
- the rlmN gene encoding 23S rRNA (adenine(2503)-C(2))-methyltransferase RlmN, which encodes MTSPSPSRPAERPELLGLPFDRLKDTLKPWVDRPFRARQIYDALHRREAASFDEITDLPKALRHKLGECFRIALPKVAERHQAADGTVKYLFALDERSTIEAVDIPDGKRHTLCISSQAGCALACSFCVTGFWGAGRNLTAGEIVAQVRRVRRDGDLPEGLNLVFMGMGEPLLNLDNLRTAFGILVESISPRRITVSTAGIVPGIDALAAWPQRPNLAISLHAPDDALRSRLMPVNRTHPLAELRAALGRYPLEKGRKLTFEYILLRGINDSFDHADRLARLLRGLPSKVNLIPMNPDPVLGDDLQPPSNDRIDGFHRRLKGHGVLSTVRRQRGDEVSAACGQLRVQGRAPKTFEGRSLGEGFIGQRRRSPRESPSAK
- a CDS encoding DUF4388 domain-containing protein yields the protein MAFQGSLTELPLPDIIQLVSVSGKTGMFALTRGGYPQGEIFLRGGQITHASVGELEGEEAIYELAIWPEGDFLFTPGQESSTTSVQKSNTNLLMEAARRIDEWQILSKKIPSTRLVPVFTDNATTTSVSLTPQEWAVICKLDERRSIDEVAASLGQSAFDTAKLLYGLITSGLVDLKENLSGLRTERLAKLPPAEILALAQQVSEEARREAGPGINHQEFDRIFKLTKVEIDAGRGGDAVLDLVRACEKLVSAALGPNRSKAYVDRVTEMLERPSSV
- a CDS encoding polyphenol oxidase family protein is translated as MIVGPVGNSRKGWMWSDSRVRDGSLLEVRFAGRGMSEAAEFVPSEISLARCRQEHSARVLAARPGDCGAGDALVTDRPSLALAVVTADCVPVLLAAGERLAAVHAGWRGLAAEILPAAVAALEAGSGEISAWIGPAIGSCCYEVGEEVAGEVVAASDPAVRHDVSKSGGPRRRPHLDLSLAALHQLAAAGVRDVRMVPACTRCEEDLLCSYRRDGPRGVEGESGAGRNMAIIWRTETL